One part of the Dyadobacter sp. CECT 9275 genome encodes these proteins:
- a CDS encoding DUF262 domain-containing protein, producing MANELEKAITIKNAIDKIDSGDFLLPSIQRRFVWNPIQIEFLFDSIMQDYPINTFMFWEVEEDSIKNQFRFYDFLKKYVEYQGGNNHERKTKGYKNFKAVIDGQQRLNSLYIGLKGSYAYRHYVYNKKIYYEDEVNYPTRKLFLDILSPIENHEEKKVYDFLFLIQNEHKDESISRVKQISDENGNSKEIECFWFEVGNILEFKSEHNVITYLTKENLDISGFPGETLLKLYKLVNEKPIINYFLEQEQDFDKILYEFIRTNSGGTKLSFADLLMSIITASWEIGQSSKGAREELDNVIRQIREFGFTIDQDFILKTCLVLVGTDIRFALKNFDNDTISKIKLDWSKITLCIKESFQLVKSLSFNNHSLRAKNSIIPIIYYLYISDFYKDINKENKHSDNKKLIKQYLNISLLNKLFGGSSDGFLIKLKKVITDNGISDFPLANFKTTFKGTSKSFNIDDEKLDTILRTSYDNLDSFYILSILFPKFNFEFKNPNVDHLHPKSQFNYETYSLLNADQIVFYNNHYNTVLNLGLLSEEQNKSKNKSPLKDWIDKQLVFSETIKDHLLIPENTSLDFNNFEEFINNREIKLKQIIKENIV from the coding sequence ATGGCAAACGAATTAGAAAAAGCTATAACAATAAAAAATGCAATTGATAAAATTGACTCGGGAGATTTTTTATTACCATCAATACAAAGAAGATTTGTTTGGAATCCAATTCAAATTGAATTTTTATTTGATTCTATAATGCAAGACTATCCAATTAATACATTTATGTTTTGGGAAGTTGAAGAAGATAGTATTAAAAATCAATTTCGTTTTTATGATTTTCTTAAAAAATACGTTGAATATCAGGGAGGTAACAATCATGAAAGAAAAACTAAAGGATATAAAAATTTCAAAGCGGTTATTGATGGTCAACAAAGATTAAATAGTTTATATATAGGATTAAAAGGAAGCTATGCATACAGGCATTATGTTTATAATAAAAAAATATATTATGAAGATGAAGTGAATTATCCAACACGAAAATTATTTTTAGATATTCTATCTCCTATTGAGAACCATGAGGAAAAAAAAGTATACGATTTTTTATTTTTAATTCAGAATGAGCATAAAGATGAGAGTATATCGAGAGTTAAACAAATTTCTGATGAAAATGGTAATAGTAAAGAAATTGAATGCTTTTGGTTTGAAGTTGGTAATATATTAGAGTTTAAAAGTGAGCACAATGTAATTACATATCTAACTAAAGAAAATTTAGATATTTCTGGTTTTCCTGGAGAAACATTGTTAAAACTATATAAACTTGTTAACGAAAAACCAATCATTAATTATTTTTTGGAACAAGAGCAAGATTTTGATAAGATATTATATGAATTCATAAGAACAAATTCAGGCGGTACTAAATTATCATTTGCAGATTTACTGATGTCTATAATAACTGCTTCATGGGAGATTGGTCAATCAAGTAAGGGAGCAAGAGAAGAATTGGATAATGTCATTAGACAAATAAGAGAATTTGGCTTTACAATAGATCAAGATTTTATTTTAAAAACCTGTTTAGTTTTAGTTGGAACCGATATTAGGTTTGCATTAAAAAATTTTGATAATGATACTATAAGTAAAATCAAGTTAGATTGGAGTAAAATAACATTGTGCATAAAAGAAAGTTTTCAATTGGTTAAATCATTATCATTTAATAATCATTCTCTTCGTGCTAAGAATTCTATAATTCCAATTATCTATTATTTATATATTTCAGATTTCTACAAGGATATAAATAAGGAGAATAAACATAGTGATAATAAGAAATTAATTAAGCAGTATTTAAATATATCCTTACTAAATAAGCTTTTTGGAGGTAGTTCTGACGGGTTTTTAATAAAACTCAAAAAAGTAATTACTGATAACGGGATTAGTGATTTTCCATTAGCAAATTTTAAAACTACTTTTAAAGGGACAAGTAAGAGTTTTAATATAGATGACGAAAAGTTAGACACAATACTAAGAACATCTTATGATAATTTGGATAGTTTTTATATTCTTTCAATATTATTTCCAAAATTTAATTTTGAGTTCAAAAATCCTAATGTGGATCATTTACATCCTAAATCTCAGTTTAATTATGAAACCTATTCTTTACTGAATGCAGATCAAATAGTATTCTATAATAATCATTATAATACAGTACTTAATCTTGGATTGTTATCAGAAGAGCAAAATAAATCAAAAAATAAAAGTCCATTAAAGGATTGGATTGATAAGCAATTAGTTTTTAGTGAAACCATAAAAGATCATTTATTAATACCTGAAAATACTAGTTTAGATTTCAACAATTTTGAAGAATTCATTAATAATAGAGAAATTAAACTAAAGCAGATTATTAAAGAAAATATAGTTTAA